A window from Haloarchaeobius amylolyticus encodes these proteins:
- a CDS encoding MOSC domain-containing protein has product MPHVSRLLVHPVKSLDPHPVDAVDINNGALRHDREYAIVDGNREFVNGKREPAIHRIRSEYDHETRTLRVREQGDDEWESFRMDADRGELNAWLSGVFDYPVSVVRDASGGMPDDTTADGPTVIAWETVAAVADWFDDIGPEEMLRRLRPNVVVEAGEAFWEDRLYADRESVREFTIGDVEVRGHNPCQRCVVPSRDPDTGEETDGFRERFVTKREETLPAWAAHDWFDHHFRVMVNTSIPESEWGKVVAVGDEVELGDERSV; this is encoded by the coding sequence ATGCCCCACGTCTCCCGGCTGCTCGTCCATCCCGTCAAGTCGCTCGACCCCCACCCCGTCGACGCGGTCGACATCAACAACGGCGCCCTGCGCCACGACCGGGAGTACGCCATCGTCGACGGGAACCGGGAGTTCGTCAACGGGAAGCGCGAACCCGCCATCCACCGAATCCGGAGCGAGTACGACCACGAGACGCGGACGCTCCGGGTGCGCGAACAGGGCGACGACGAGTGGGAGTCGTTCCGCATGGACGCCGACCGGGGCGAGCTGAACGCGTGGCTCTCCGGCGTGTTCGACTACCCCGTGAGCGTCGTCCGGGACGCCAGCGGCGGGATGCCCGACGACACGACCGCCGACGGCCCGACCGTTATCGCCTGGGAGACGGTTGCAGCCGTCGCCGATTGGTTCGACGACATCGGCCCCGAGGAGATGCTGCGTCGCCTCCGACCGAACGTGGTCGTCGAGGCCGGCGAGGCGTTCTGGGAGGACCGCCTCTACGCCGACCGCGAGTCGGTCCGCGAGTTCACCATCGGCGACGTGGAGGTGCGCGGGCACAACCCCTGCCAGCGCTGCGTGGTGCCGTCGCGCGACCCGGACACCGGCGAGGAGACCGACGGCTTCCGCGAACGATTCGTGACGAAGCGCGAGGAGACCCTGCCGGCGTGGGCGGCCCACGACTGGTTCGACCACCACTTCCGGGTGATGGTGAACACCTCGATTCCGGAGTCTGAGTGGGGG